The Neospora caninum Liverpool complete genome, chromosome X genome includes a region encoding these proteins:
- a CDS encoding Fructose-1,6-bisphosphatase class 1, related: protein MESHVAFPPLEQLLKERGADQALTGVILGILERCSKIAAALQGTSVDKVGSVNEFGDEQLTVDVVAENLLRSWAKSEAGAAVRAVCSEEDIHLQECHEKGEFILCWDPLDGSSIIDCNWAVGSIVSIWRIGHHGVQWQGADTLLRKTGTTHSKMRGYMQTNTRLHLQIYIYI, encoded by the exons ATGGAGTCGCATGTTGCATTCCCACCTTTGGAACAGCTCCTTAAGGAGCGGGGGGCTGATCAAGCACTCACCGGCGTAATTCTCGGAATTCTTGAGAGATGCA GCAAGATTGCGGCTGCGTTGCAAGGGACATCTGTGGATAAAGTTGGCAGTGTGAATGAGTTTGGCGACGAACAGCTAACCGTCGACGTCGTTGCTGAAAATCTTCTGCGCTCCTgggcgaagagcgaagcaggcgcagccGTGCGCGCCGTCTGTAGCGAGGAAGATATTCACCTCCAG GAATGCCACGAAAAGGGCGAGTTTATTCTCTGCTGGGATCCTCTGGATGGGAGTAGCATAATCGACTGCAACTGGGCCGTAGGAAGCATCGTGAGCATCTGGAGAATCGGACACCACGGCGTCCAGTGGCAAGGCGCCGACACCCTCCTCCGAAAAACAGGTACCACGCACTCAAAAATGCGGGGCTACATGCAAACAAACACACGCCTGCatctacaaatatatatttatatataa
- a CDS encoding Fructose-1,6-bisphosphatase,related has protein sequence MVLSLAFSALCHPGVSAAALPPSGIPKSPRRSPACSDFLLGVRFSGGLVPDVYQIFVKQQGVFCNPASKAAPAKLRMCFEVLPIALLVEAAGGRTSNGKTSLLDVGIEHMDHRSALCCGSADEIQRMEETFAAIAN, from the exons ATGGTcctttccctcgcgttctctgctctctgtcACCCTGGGGTTTCGGCCGCGGCTCTCCCTCCGTCCGGGATCCCCAAGTCCCCTCGTCGGTCTCCCGCATGCTCGGATTTCCTTCTTGGCGTGCGATTTTCAGGTGGCCTTGTTCCGGACGTTTACCAGATCTTTGTGAAGCAGCAGGGGGTTTTCTGCAATCCTGCAAGCAAAGCGGCTCCTGCCAAGTTGAGGATGTGTTTTGAAGTTCTTCCAATCGCTCTCCTCGTTGAGGCTGCCGGGGGCCGAACGAGCAACGGGAAAACGTCGCTCCTCGACGTG GGCATCGAGCACATGGATCACAGGTCGGCTCTGTGCTGTGGCAGCGCAGACGAAATTC